The following proteins are encoded in a genomic region of Aquella oligotrophica:
- a CDS encoding 2OG-Fe(II) oxygenase, with protein MQQIALPQEWLNWIKENISRGCDINMLTNIMVGKGYAPSLAIQAITMIKEGKDVTSVSNNIAGAMMGGERVDYTYETPRVPLNTNYIDTSDKRVYIGMKMEKPTIMTFDNLMSPEECDELVKRSSGRMQQSRVVDDATGKESLHKDRTSEGTFFKFMEDDFIAMLDRRIAEVMHWPAENGEGIQILHYRPGGEYKAHFDYFPYDVAGSQRHLATGGQRVSTLVMYLNDVEQGGETTFPDIGVSVVPKKGSAVYFEYCNSKGQVDKLTLHAGNPVVKGEKWICTKWMRQNKYN; from the coding sequence ATGCAACAAATAGCTTTACCACAAGAGTGGCTAAACTGGATAAAAGAAAACATTTCCCGTGGTTGTGATATAAATATGCTAACCAATATCATGGTAGGCAAAGGCTATGCGCCGTCGCTGGCGATTCAGGCGATTACCATGATCAAGGAAGGCAAGGATGTTACTTCGGTATCAAATAATATTGCCGGAGCGATGATGGGTGGTGAGCGGGTAGATTATACTTATGAAACACCGCGAGTGCCGCTAAATACTAATTATATCGATACTTCTGATAAGCGTGTCTACATCGGCATGAAGATGGAAAAGCCGACCATCATGACTTTTGATAATTTGATGTCGCCAGAAGAGTGTGATGAATTGGTTAAACGTTCATCCGGAAGAATGCAGCAATCTAGAGTGGTTGACGATGCTACAGGCAAAGAATCCTTACATAAAGATCGCACTAGCGAAGGAACTTTCTTCAAGTTTATGGAAGATGATTTTATTGCCATGCTTGACCGTCGGATTGCTGAAGTAATGCATTGGCCAGCTGAAAATGGTGAAGGTATCCAGATCCTTCATTATCGTCCAGGTGGTGAGTATAAAGCGCATTTTGACTATTTCCCATACGATGTGGCTGGTAGTCAGCGTCATTTGGCAACAGGTGGGCAGCGCGTATCGACTTTGGTTATGTATCTTAATGATGTAGAGCAGGGTGGGGAAACTACTTTCCCGGATATCGGTGTTTCAGTAGTGCCAAAAAAAGGTTCGGCAGTTTATTTTGAATATTGCAATAGCAAAGGTCAAGTTGATAAGCTAACTCTTCATGCTGGTAATCCAGTTGTCAAAGGTGAAAAGTGGATTTGTACCAAGTGGATGCGGCAGAATAAATATAACTAA
- a CDS encoding MraY family glycosyltransferase, translating into MFTLLFSLFISLIMVKLILFTNDVHYHLSHDHDLVGVQKYHQIPVPRVGGMAIFVAFLLSTLLINNMGSEWSRFISGVAVSVFFIFLGGITEDLTKDFGPFKRVAFMSLGTFIAIFAVNVLPVIYNLGIPSVDSQLKTYFFTCLLLTVLLVVGVTNSFNLIDGYHGISSFCGMIGLITIAVIAYKLGCIEVYYTSLTMVGAILGFFIYNYPRGKLFLGDGGAYLIGFSIAVLGIYLSQKYHDKFKPLSLLLIVSYPVIEVLFTIYRRRLVKKVHAMRPDQMHLHQLIYHRCLPLSLGNKRNCRVLPRILPFIVPQSLLAIFFNNQFYIVVIGLILSVFIYIYSYIALIKFRTPWWLFSRKNKQ; encoded by the coding sequence ATGTTTACCCTATTATTTTCATTATTCATTTCGTTGATAATGGTAAAGTTAATCTTATTTACCAATGATGTTCATTATCATTTATCGCATGATCATGATCTGGTTGGGGTGCAAAAGTATCATCAGATTCCAGTCCCGAGAGTTGGTGGTATGGCAATCTTTGTTGCATTCTTACTATCAACTTTACTAATAAATAATATGGGATCAGAATGGAGTCGATTTATTTCTGGTGTAGCGGTATCAGTATTTTTTATATTTTTGGGTGGAATCACCGAAGATTTAACTAAAGATTTTGGTCCATTCAAGCGTGTTGCTTTTATGAGCTTGGGGACTTTTATTGCCATATTTGCTGTTAACGTATTGCCAGTTATTTATAACTTAGGGATTCCATCAGTTGATTCACAGTTAAAAACCTATTTTTTTACCTGTTTATTGCTTACGGTTTTGTTGGTAGTTGGCGTTACCAATTCATTTAATCTTATTGATGGATATCATGGTATTTCTTCATTTTGTGGAATGATAGGGTTAATTACTATTGCTGTAATAGCCTATAAATTAGGTTGTATAGAGGTTTATTATACTTCTCTAACTATGGTTGGAGCGATTCTAGGCTTTTTCATATATAATTACCCGCGTGGCAAATTATTTTTAGGTGATGGTGGTGCTTATCTAATTGGATTTTCAATTGCAGTATTAGGTATTTATTTGAGCCAAAAATATCATGATAAGTTTAAACCATTATCACTACTACTGATAGTTTCTTATCCCGTGATAGAGGTTTTATTTACCATTTATCGAAGGCGATTAGTGAAAAAAGTGCATGCAATGAGACCAGACCAAATGCATCTTCATCAATTAATTTATCATCGTTGTTTACCCCTTTCGCTTGGAAATAAAAGAAATTGCCGAGTTTTGCCTAGAATCCTTCCATTTATTGTTCCCCAATCATTATTGGCGATTTTCTTTAATAATCAATTCTACATTGTAGTGATTGGATTAATTCTGTCTGTGTTTATATACATATATTCTTATATTGCTCTTATAAAATTTAGAACTCCTTGGTGGTTATTCTCAAGGAAAAATAAACAATAA
- a CDS encoding glycosyltransferase family 4 protein, with translation MKKIIFIDNTAHHVYGQLHLMKYFLQLGYEVIVAIPMDSLFVDKLKHEDIKILNFNVDSKSINPLKDCVLFLRYLKLFYSVKPELICSFTIKPNLYGSLAAKFLGLPIVANVTGLGYVFIRDSFVSKVALKLYRFCFKFTDFIFCQNHDDLEALIKHRILSNKNKVGLLPGSGVNLKKFPYVGIHSSGNIQFMYSGRLLWDKGIRELISAFRIVRQKYPFTKLIFIGNYFPSNPAAISPEIIQGWQKEGLIEYKGMVDNVFDVMKDIDCVILPSYREGMPRSLLEASSIGKPIITVDSVGCKDVVEDGITGYMAKVADVETLVIAMSKFIELPFDKKLEMGKNGRAKMEREFDQQIVIDKYVQVVNNLLGRLVD, from the coding sequence GTGAAAAAAATAATTTTTATAGATAATACTGCCCATCATGTCTATGGGCAACTTCATTTGATGAAGTATTTTCTTCAGCTTGGCTATGAGGTAATTGTTGCTATTCCAATGGATAGTTTGTTTGTGGATAAACTAAAGCATGAGGACATTAAAATTCTCAATTTTAATGTGGATAGTAAAAGCATTAATCCATTAAAAGATTGTGTTTTATTTTTACGTTACCTCAAATTATTTTATTCTGTAAAGCCAGAATTGATTTGTAGCTTTACAATAAAGCCAAACTTATATGGCTCATTAGCTGCAAAATTTCTGGGGTTACCTATTGTAGCTAATGTTACTGGCTTAGGTTACGTTTTTATTCGAGATTCTTTTGTAAGTAAAGTTGCATTAAAATTATATCGGTTTTGTTTCAAATTTACTGATTTCATCTTTTGTCAGAATCATGATGATTTGGAAGCCTTAATTAAACATAGGATTTTATCGAATAAAAATAAGGTTGGGCTATTACCCGGTTCAGGGGTAAATCTTAAGAAATTTCCATATGTCGGGATACACTCTTCTGGGAATATACAGTTTATGTATTCTGGGCGATTATTGTGGGATAAGGGTATTCGGGAGTTAATTTCTGCTTTTAGAATAGTTAGACAAAAATACCCATTTACGAAATTAATCTTCATTGGTAATTATTTTCCATCTAATCCAGCAGCCATTTCTCCTGAGATTATTCAAGGGTGGCAAAAAGAGGGGCTTATTGAATATAAAGGAATGGTTGATAATGTTTTTGATGTAATGAAAGATATTGATTGTGTTATACTTCCTTCATATCGTGAAGGGATGCCACGTAGTCTGCTTGAGGCTTCAAGTATAGGAAAACCAATTATTACTGTTGATAGTGTAGGGTGTAAAGACGTAGTTGAAGATGGAATCACTGGATATATGGCAAAAGTAGCTGATGTAGAAACTCTTGTTATCGCCATGTCTAAATTTATTGAATTACCTTTCGACAAGAAGCTTGAAATGGGTAAAAATGGTCGAGCCAAAATGGAAAGGGAGTTTGATCAGCAAATAGTCATTGATAAATATGTGCAAGTAGTAAATAATTTGCTTGGAAGGTTGGTAGATTAA
- a CDS encoding SDR family oxidoreductase, translating into MKLDVKKKWLITGVAGFIGSNLLEYLLQNNQQIVGVDNFSTGFQRNLDEVKDLVGDTKWQNFTFVEGDLCNFDICNKACDGIDVVLHQAALGSVPRSIADPVRSHANNTTAIVNMLKAAVDNKVKRFVYASSSSVYGDHPDLPKQEDKIGNQLSPYAVTKYCCELYAQVFAKTYGIETIGLRYFNVFGRRQDPDGAYAAVIPLWFKAIMQNDAPFINGDGETSRDFCYIDNVVQANILAGITENNLALNRVYNVAYGDRTTLNQLFNYLKSIIAPNSTLQPIYRDFRSGDVRHSLADISAARGGLGYDPQYKLTDGLNLAVKWYQEFLK; encoded by the coding sequence ATGAAGCTAGATGTAAAGAAAAAATGGCTTATTACTGGCGTTGCTGGGTTTATTGGCTCAAACTTGCTTGAATATCTATTACAGAATAACCAACAGATTGTTGGTGTGGATAATTTTTCTACTGGATTTCAGCGTAACCTAGATGAGGTAAAAGATCTAGTTGGTGATACAAAATGGCAGAATTTTACTTTTGTTGAAGGCGATTTATGTAATTTTGACATTTGTAATAAAGCATGTGATGGTATTGATGTGGTTCTTCACCAAGCGGCCTTAGGCAGTGTTCCTCGCTCAATAGCCGACCCGGTACGGTCACATGCTAATAATACCACTGCAATAGTTAATATGTTAAAAGCGGCAGTAGATAATAAAGTAAAGCGCTTTGTTTACGCATCAAGTAGCTCAGTTTACGGTGACCATCCAGATTTGCCAAAGCAGGAAGATAAAATAGGGAATCAATTATCTCCGTATGCAGTAACCAAATATTGCTGCGAATTATACGCTCAGGTATTTGCAAAAACCTATGGAATCGAAACTATCGGTTTGCGTTACTTTAATGTATTTGGACGTAGGCAAGATCCTGATGGTGCATATGCTGCAGTTATACCTTTGTGGTTTAAGGCAATAATGCAGAATGATGCACCTTTTATCAACGGTGATGGCGAAACTAGCCGCGATTTTTGCTATATTGATAATGTAGTACAGGCAAATATTCTTGCCGGAATTACCGAAAATAATCTTGCGCTAAATCGAGTTTATAATGTAGCCTATGGTGACCGAACTACATTAAATCAGCTTTTTAATTATCTAAAATCGATTATTGCGCCTAACTCCACTTTGCAACCAATTTACCGTGATTTTCGTTCTGGCGATGTTCGTCATTCTTTAGCAGATATTTCTGCCGCTAGGGGTGGGCTTGGTTATGATCCGCAGTATAAATTGACAGATGGACTTAACCTTGCAGTTAAATGGTATCAAGAGTTTTTAAAATAA
- the asnB gene encoding asparagine synthase (glutamine-hydrolyzing): MCGIAGFIDKNPNYEFQSIATKMGSSIWHRGPDAYGHWIDNNFGVNLIHQRLSILDLSDAGKQPMLSDSGRYIITFNGEIYNHNNLRKEYEQQFGSHIWRGHSDTEIILAYFDRLGIEAALAKFEGMFAIAVWDKEEKALCLIRDRIGEKPLYYGYIEDTFIFASELKAIRAHPKFVATINHDSIAQLLLHNCIPAPLSIYNGIYKLEPGRMIKLEYSQYQSHTLPKSKQYWQLLSFLSIPYNESFATSSDKLESLLLSVIDQQMMADVPVGCFLSGGVDSSLISALMQKQASKPIETFSIGFDHPDYNEAHYAKEVARHLGTSHNELYVTDQDALNIILDIPFIYDEPFADSSQIPTILVSKLAKSKVTVALSGDGGDELFGGYNRYLLAQKLFNKVSRIPSFLRPKTAQLLNLLSPQLVGKIEKLIKFPVSNLSDKLYKLSGAFKAKTFDDLYLVILAHWLDPSIVMKTNISANSLWLKDNDIRDNLLKMQYLDAVGYLPDDIMTKVDRAAMSVSLETRAPLLNHKIVEFAFTLPEKYKINNGVSKCILRDILYRHVPKELIERPKKGFGIPINQWLRSELKDWAGDLLNPAKINSQGIFNGQVINQKLTDHLAGKANNGYYLWDILMFQQWNEYYKVV, encoded by the coding sequence ATGTGTGGTATAGCAGGTTTCATCGATAAAAATCCCAATTATGAATTTCAGTCTATCGCGACAAAAATGGGATCGTCAATTTGGCATCGTGGACCAGATGCATATGGTCATTGGATAGATAATAATTTTGGTGTAAATTTAATCCATCAGAGGCTATCTATTCTTGATTTATCGGATGCTGGCAAACAGCCAATGTTGTCTGATTCCGGGCGGTATATCATTACTTTCAATGGTGAAATATATAATCATAACAATCTAAGAAAAGAATATGAGCAACAATTTGGTAGTCATATTTGGCGTGGACACTCTGATACAGAAATAATACTTGCTTATTTCGATAGACTAGGTATAGAAGCTGCACTTGCAAAATTTGAAGGAATGTTTGCGATTGCGGTGTGGGATAAAGAGGAAAAAGCATTATGCCTAATCCGTGATCGGATAGGGGAAAAGCCACTATATTATGGCTATATCGAAGATACGTTTATTTTTGCTTCTGAATTAAAAGCTATCCGGGCTCATCCAAAATTTGTTGCAACTATTAACCATGATTCAATAGCACAATTATTACTACATAATTGCATTCCTGCACCACTTTCCATTTATAATGGAATTTATAAACTAGAACCAGGTCGCATGATTAAACTGGAGTATTCCCAATATCAAAGCCATACTCTGCCTAAGTCAAAACAATATTGGCAGTTATTATCATTTTTATCTATTCCATATAATGAAAGTTTTGCTACCTCTAGTGATAAACTCGAGTCGCTGCTATTATCTGTAATAGATCAGCAGATGATGGCGGATGTTCCGGTTGGTTGTTTCTTGTCTGGGGGAGTGGATTCTTCGCTAATAAGTGCATTAATGCAAAAGCAGGCTTCGAAGCCTATCGAAACCTTTAGTATTGGGTTTGATCATCCTGATTATAATGAAGCTCATTATGCTAAAGAGGTAGCACGTCATCTGGGAACTAGCCATAATGAATTATACGTTACAGATCAGGATGCATTGAATATTATTCTGGATATTCCGTTTATCTATGACGAACCATTTGCCGACTCTTCACAAATTCCAACTATACTAGTTTCCAAGTTAGCAAAATCAAAAGTAACTGTCGCACTTTCTGGTGATGGTGGCGATGAATTATTCGGTGGATATAATAGATATCTATTGGCTCAGAAATTATTTAATAAAGTAAGCCGGATTCCTAGTTTTTTGCGCCCTAAAACTGCACAATTACTGAACTTACTCAGCCCACAACTGGTTGGAAAGATCGAAAAACTTATAAAGTTTCCGGTAAGTAATTTATCTGATAAGCTTTATAAATTATCCGGAGCGTTTAAGGCAAAAACTTTTGATGATTTATATTTAGTTATCCTTGCTCATTGGCTTGACCCATCAATTGTTATGAAAACCAATATTTCAGCTAATAGCCTGTGGCTAAAAGATAATGATATTCGTGATAATCTATTAAAGATGCAGTACCTTGATGCTGTAGGATATTTACCTGATGATATTATGACCAAAGTTGATCGGGCAGCTATGTCAGTTAGCTTGGAGACCCGAGCACCGCTTTTAAATCATAAAATAGTTGAGTTTGCATTTACGTTGCCAGAAAAATATAAAATAAATAATGGTGTAAGTAAATGTATCCTTCGTGATATACTTTATCGACATGTTCCAAAAGAGCTTATCGAGCGCCCCAAAAAAGGGTTTGGTATTCCGATAAATCAATGGTTAAGAAGCGAACTAAAAGACTGGGCTGGTGATTTACTCAATCCTGCAAAAATTAACTCTCAGGGAATATTTAATGGTCAGGTTATCAATCAAAAGTTAACAGATCATTTAGCCGGAAAAGCAAATAATGGATACTATTTGTGGGATATTTTAATGTTTCAGCAATGGAACGAATACTATAAGGTTGTATAA
- a CDS encoding class I SAM-dependent methyltransferase has protein sequence MIKFTKQPVRILKEFGKSISCFNIQKFNIDEKTVYSFGEEWNKFNSFTEKEISDIGQQYFDILPPEINKDSLVLDVGCGTGRWSKYLSDKVKWIDAVDPSNAVFAAAKLLSETNNVRVSQASADDLPFESGTFDLVMSVGVLHHIPDTQQALADITTKAKQGGFVYVYLYYALDNRGQLFRVIFKLTNAMRFFISKLPSFMKKLACEVIAFLIYLPLVGISYLFKRIFKNSKLWEKIPLSFYVGTSLKVIRNDALDRFGTPLEQRFTKQQVVEMMEQVGLRDITVSNNMPYWHAIGKRVDN, from the coding sequence ATGATTAAATTTACAAAACAACCAGTACGAATATTAAAGGAATTTGGTAAGTCAATTTCATGCTTCAATATTCAGAAATTTAATATTGATGAAAAAACAGTTTATTCATTTGGTGAAGAATGGAATAAATTTAATAGCTTTACAGAAAAAGAGATTAGTGATATTGGTCAACAATATTTTGATATCTTACCTCCTGAAATAAATAAAGACTCGTTGGTACTGGATGTTGGTTGTGGTACTGGTCGTTGGTCAAAATATTTGTCTGATAAAGTTAAGTGGATTGACGCGGTTGATCCTAGCAATGCAGTTTTTGCTGCAGCAAAGCTTTTATCGGAGACTAATAATGTTAGAGTGAGCCAAGCAAGTGCCGATGATTTACCGTTTGAGAGTGGAACATTTGATCTTGTAATGAGTGTAGGAGTATTGCATCATATTCCAGATACGCAGCAAGCACTAGCTGATATTACAACCAAAGCAAAGCAAGGTGGTTTTGTCTATGTTTACCTATACTATGCACTTGATAACCGTGGGCAATTATTTAGGGTAATATTTAAATTAACCAATGCTATGAGGTTTTTTATATCAAAGTTGCCTAGCTTTATGAAAAAATTAGCTTGTGAAGTTATAGCGTTCTTGATTTATTTACCGCTAGTTGGGATATCTTATTTATTCAAAAGGATTTTTAAAAATAGTAAATTGTGGGAAAAAATTCCCTTATCCTTTTATGTTGGAACTTCTCTAAAAGTCATTCGTAATGATGCATTAGATAGGTTTGGTACACCATTAGAACAACGCTTTACCAAACAACAAGTAGTTGAGATGATGGAACAAGTTGGTTTGAGAGATATAACGGTATCCAATAATATGCCATATTGGCATGCAATTGGCAAGAGAGTAGATAATTAA
- a CDS encoding glycosyltransferase family 4 protein — translation MPIVLDIITGLGGGGAERVLYNLITHSQANCFQHIVISLTDMGEYGEPLKGRGIEVHCLYLNKNPILGIYKSYKLIKLISPDIIQTWLYHADFLGLIIGKLAGIKNIIWNIRASVLPNNKGFYKTKFIRRLCSVLSSLPTAIIYCAESARKEHGRIGYKNKQEVVINNGYDLDKFKYCELTRREKRKKYNISEKDIVIGNIGRFDYTKNHELLLHAFAEVKKYISSFKLVIVGRGIDSNNAKLMEWIKEYALEDNILLLGHIPDVEHLYPMFDILVSSSRVEGFPNVIAEAMASQIPCIVTNAGDSAHIVGDIGIIVPIDSVTELSAAILNMLNQNKIELYQKGLCARNRVADNFSLTTMVIKYENLYQQIIDKNLIFEK, via the coding sequence ATGCCTATTGTTTTAGATATTATTACTGGGCTAGGCGGCGGCGGGGCAGAGCGAGTACTTTATAATTTAATTACTCATTCTCAAGCAAACTGTTTTCAGCATATTGTGATATCCCTAACTGATATGGGCGAGTATGGCGAACCTCTAAAAGGTAGGGGTATAGAAGTTCATTGTTTATATTTAAATAAAAATCCAATATTGGGAATATATAAGTCATATAAATTAATTAAACTAATCTCACCAGATATTATCCAAACTTGGCTTTATCATGCAGACTTTCTAGGCTTAATAATCGGTAAGCTAGCAGGAATTAAGAATATTATCTGGAATATCCGGGCTTCAGTATTACCAAACAATAAAGGTTTTTATAAGACTAAATTTATCCGAAGGCTTTGTAGCGTATTATCTAGCCTACCCACAGCAATAATTTATTGCGCGGAGTCGGCAAGAAAAGAGCACGGTAGGATCGGATATAAAAATAAACAAGAAGTTGTTATAAATAATGGTTATGATTTAGATAAGTTCAAATACTGTGAATTAACCCGTAGAGAAAAACGCAAAAAATATAACATTTCTGAGAAGGATATTGTAATTGGCAATATTGGTCGGTTTGATTATACCAAGAATCACGAGCTACTTTTACACGCATTTGCAGAGGTAAAAAAATATATTTCATCATTTAAATTAGTGATAGTTGGTAGAGGTATTGATTCCAACAATGCCAAATTAATGGAATGGATTAAAGAGTATGCTTTAGAAGATAATATTTTATTGTTAGGGCACATTCCAGATGTAGAGCATTTATATCCAATGTTTGATATCTTAGTCTCAAGTAGTCGTGTAGAAGGGTTTCCTAATGTGATTGCAGAGGCGATGGCAAGCCAGATTCCTTGCATTGTAACTAATGCCGGGGATTCTGCGCATATAGTCGGAGATATTGGAATTATTGTGCCTATTGACTCTGTAACCGAATTATCTGCTGCTATTTTAAATATGTTAAACCAAAATAAAATTGAGCTATATCAAAAAGGTTTATGTGCCAGAAACAGGGTGGCGGATAATTTTAGCCTTACCACAATGGTAATAAAATATGAGAATCTATATCAACAAATTATTGATAAAAATCTTATTTTTGAGAAATAG
- the asnB gene encoding asparagine synthase (glutamine-hydrolyzing): protein MCGIAGIFFTEKLDSHTNLDVQKTIQEMTDAIEHRGPDSSGIWINQNKSTALGHRRLSIRDLSPTGHQPMHSSCDRFIIVYNGEIYSHNEIGADLISKNRSVKGSSDTRILVESCAEFGIENTVSRLIGMFAFALYDIEQQVLYLVRDRLGIKPLYWCFNNGVLIFGSELKSLKKSPTWEKKIDRNAVATYLRYGYIPAPYTIYEGVQKLEPGSILKIDRDGNIDIHKYWDLNLIATSSIKKRDNFSNQQEILLQMDSLLSDAVKRRMVSDVPVGAFLSGGIDSTLVTALMTEQSANRINTFSIGFHEKSYNEAGYAAEIAKYLGTTHHELYLDKNYALDIIPDIPFIYDEPFADPSQLPTIALSKLTKQHVSVALSGDGGDELFAGYTRYKVALEGHPKKVNLPRWTQGLFNHSANIIRHLSPAVSNKILKFTSNMLLDHDFLYKSRLSHWQNPSQLVINGIEHEIGAWSNKIKLEFDNFLDRMQYIDSTTYLPEDILTKVDRATMKFALEARVPLIDHRVVELAWQIPQDMKLRGKESKWILKELLFKRVPKKLVDRPKMGFGIPIDDWLRKDLREWSESLLDETRLNKQGLLNPKPIRNCWLKHLSGESWGYPLWNILMLQAWIDANPDVTI from the coding sequence ATGTGTGGTATTGCCGGAATATTTTTTACTGAAAAATTAGATAGTCATACAAATCTTGATGTCCAAAAAACTATTCAGGAAATGACAGATGCAATTGAACATAGAGGTCCAGACTCATCAGGGATTTGGATAAATCAGAATAAGTCCACTGCATTAGGACATAGAAGGTTGTCTATTCGAGATTTATCTCCTACGGGACATCAACCAATGCACTCATCTTGTGACCGATTTATTATTGTCTACAATGGTGAAATATATTCCCATAATGAAATTGGTGCCGACCTAATATCAAAGAATCGATCAGTAAAAGGCTCTTCAGACACTAGGATTTTGGTTGAATCTTGTGCAGAGTTTGGTATTGAGAATACGGTTAGTCGACTGATTGGGATGTTTGCTTTTGCTCTATATGACATAGAACAACAAGTATTATATCTCGTCAGAGATCGTTTGGGAATTAAACCATTATATTGGTGCTTCAATAATGGCGTTCTTATTTTTGGGTCTGAGCTAAAATCACTAAAAAAATCTCCAACGTGGGAGAAGAAGATAGATCGAAATGCAGTTGCAACTTATTTAAGATATGGCTACATACCAGCTCCATATACTATCTATGAAGGTGTTCAAAAATTAGAGCCAGGTTCAATTCTAAAAATAGATCGAGATGGTAACATTGATATCCATAAATACTGGGATTTAAATTTAATTGCTACATCCTCTATTAAAAAACGGGATAATTTCTCTAACCAACAAGAAATTCTGCTACAAATGGACTCTTTATTATCTGATGCAGTAAAACGAAGAATGGTCTCAGATGTTCCCGTTGGCGCTTTCTTATCAGGCGGAATTGACTCAACACTAGTAACTGCATTAATGACAGAGCAGTCAGCTAACAGAATTAATACTTTTTCAATTGGGTTCCATGAAAAATCATATAATGAAGCAGGCTATGCTGCTGAGATAGCGAAATACCTTGGAACAACTCACCATGAATTATACTTGGATAAAAACTATGCATTAGATATAATTCCCGATATTCCATTTATCTATGACGAACCCTTTGCAGACCCTTCCCAACTACCAACAATTGCTTTAAGCAAACTCACTAAGCAACATGTATCTGTTGCATTATCCGGTGATGGTGGGGATGAGTTATTTGCTGGATATACTCGTTATAAAGTTGCTTTAGAAGGTCATCCTAAAAAAGTTAATCTTCCCCGATGGACTCAAGGTTTATTCAATCATAGTGCCAATATTATTAGACATTTAAGCCCAGCAGTATCAAATAAGATACTTAAATTTACAAGTAACATGCTATTAGATCACGATTTCTTGTACAAAAGCAGATTAAGTCATTGGCAAAACCCTAGTCAATTAGTAATAAATGGGATAGAGCATGAAATTGGCGCATGGTCAAACAAGATAAAACTAGAATTTGATAACTTTCTAGATCGGATGCAATATATTGACTCAACAACATATTTACCAGAAGATATTCTAACTAAGGTAGATCGGGCCACAATGAAATTTGCATTAGAAGCCAGAGTTCCGCTGATAGATCATAGAGTTGTTGAGCTTGCATGGCAAATACCTCAAGATATGAAACTAAGAGGCAAAGAATCTAAATGGATTCTTAAAGAGTTACTATTTAAACGAGTACCAAAGAAACTTGTCGACCGCCCTAAGATGGGCTTTGGTATTCCAATTGATGATTGGCTACGAAAAGATCTTCGTGAATGGTCAGAAAGCTTACTGGATGAAACACGCCTTAACAAACAAGGATTACTAAACCCAAAACCTATTCGCAACTGTTGGCTTAAACATTTATCTGGCGAATCATGGGGCTACCCACTATGGAACATCCTAATGCTACAAGCATGGATAGATGCCAATCCAGATGTAACTATCTAA